One part of the Thermococcus litoralis DSM 5473 genome encodes these proteins:
- the taw3 gene encoding tRNA(Phe) 7-((3-amino-3-carboxypropyl)-4-demethylwyosine(37)-N(4))-methyltransferase Taw3 — protein MFLYEKNFELQKAKALENLKVALEKDLVDKDIISLLKKINSLENYFTTSSCSGRISVMQMPDFGDKLNAVWLGKWHREVELEEVLEAIGKHSEGMLWFMLHSPILHISAKTLEDAVGLLNLAISCGFKHSNIKSISHKKLVVEIRSTERMDVPLGMNGELWVSEDYLRKVVEIANLQLRRAKEKLRKLENEIERLLKA, from the coding sequence ATGTTTTTGTATGAGAAAAATTTTGAGCTGCAGAAGGCGAAAGCCCTCGAAAACCTGAAGGTAGCTCTTGAAAAAGATCTGGTGGACAAGGACATTATCTCTCTTTTAAAGAAGATTAACTCCCTTGAAAACTACTTCACAACATCCTCCTGCTCAGGCAGGATAAGTGTTATGCAGATGCCAGATTTTGGGGACAAGCTCAATGCAGTATGGCTAGGCAAGTGGCATAGAGAAGTGGAATTGGAGGAGGTGCTTGAGGCTATAGGGAAACACAGCGAAGGCATGCTCTGGTTCATGCTTCACAGCCCGATACTCCACATTTCTGCAAAGACCCTAGAAGATGCTGTGGGATTACTCAACTTAGCTATCTCCTGCGGCTTCAAGCATTCAAACATCAAGAGCATAAGTCACAAAAAACTCGTAGTGGAGATTCGCTCAACCGAGAGAATGGACGTTCCCTTGGGCATGAATGGAGAACTCTGGGTAAGTGAGGATTATCTTAGGAAGGTAGTTGAAATTGCAAATCTTCAGCTCAGAAGAGCCAAGGAAAAGCTCAGAAAACTTGAGAATGAAATTGAAAGACTACTAAAAGCTTGA
- a CDS encoding thioredoxin family protein: MDELEMIRRKKMLELMKKAGIIEVKPKKPKVIIEVITSPTCPYCPIAWAMAQEIARKYDGVIAKEVSVATPEGQRKAMEHNIMGTPTILINNRVEFIGVPNFAEFERRVRQYLST, encoded by the coding sequence ATGGACGAGCTGGAGATGATTAGAAGAAAAAAGATGCTCGAGCTCATGAAGAAAGCAGGGATAATTGAGGTCAAGCCTAAGAAGCCAAAAGTTATCATTGAGGTCATAACTTCTCCCACTTGTCCTTACTGTCCGATAGCATGGGCAATGGCGCAAGAAATAGCGAGGAAATATGATGGTGTTATAGCGAAAGAGGTGAGCGTCGCGACCCCAGAAGGGCAGAGAAAGGCTATGGAGCACAACATAATGGGAACACCAACGATTTTAATAAACAACCGTGTTGAATTTATAGGCGTGCCGAACTTTGCTGAATTTGAGAGAAGGGTTAGGCAATATCTTTCCACATAA
- a CDS encoding cation:dicarboxylate symporter family transporter translates to MGIIKKYTSIPLPYRVGVAFLLGVAFGLSLWYYDMANGSNLGERVATYISPFGAVLVRMLKMVVIPIVFFSLIVGSSGLSPKKLGRVGAKVLLWYMLTSFIAAMIGVGIAMFVHPGQGVAVDVENLGVLWEKEAPQ, encoded by the coding sequence ATGGGTATAATAAAAAAGTACACTAGTATACCTCTGCCATATAGAGTTGGTGTTGCATTTTTATTGGGTGTCGCATTTGGGCTGAGTCTGTGGTACTACGACATGGCAAACGGAAGCAATCTCGGCGAAAGGGTAGCAACATACATCTCACCTTTTGGTGCAGTGCTCGTAAGAATGCTCAAAATGGTCGTTATACCAATAGTGTTCTTCTCTCTCATAGTCGGATCTTCGGGATTATCGCCAAAAAAGCTGGGAAGGGTTGGTGCAAAAGTTCTCCTATGGTACATGCTCACATCATTTATAGCTGCAATGATAGGTGTCGGTATCGCAATGTTTGTGCACCCCGGTCAAGGTGTAGCAGTTGACGTTGAAAACTTGGGAGTTCTATGGGAGAAGGAGGCCCCTCAATAA
- a CDS encoding dicarboxylate/amino acid:cation symporter, producing MGEGGPSITPPSGLTDLILKMFTNPFEALANGEFLPIIVFALLFGLAARVLLDHTQNETERRQIQMALDFASGANSVMFKIVSWILEYFPIGVFSLAVVNFGLYGPSIIGPYLKAVLGVISGIAIMIFVVYSILLSVVLKENPIEFFKRAKEVMITSFFTRSSAATLPVTIKTAIESFKIKRELAEFSLPVGATINMNGVCIHLPMWAVFAADVFGIDLTVSSLAIVIITTVLSAIGAGGVPGGSLMLLFIVLGTLGLEPSQIAIIVALALGVNPLIDMFETMNNVTGDLCCTYIVARKEDMIEQS from the coding sequence ATGGGAGAAGGAGGCCCCTCAATAACTCCCCCTTCAGGGCTGACGGATTTAATTCTTAAGATGTTCACAAATCCCTTTGAGGCATTGGCAAACGGCGAATTCCTCCCGATAATAGTCTTTGCCCTTCTGTTTGGTCTCGCGGCAAGAGTTCTTCTTGACCACACCCAAAATGAAACCGAAAGAAGACAGATTCAAATGGCACTTGACTTCGCCTCCGGCGCAAACTCGGTGATGTTCAAGATAGTTTCCTGGATTCTTGAGTACTTCCCAATCGGCGTGTTCTCATTAGCAGTTGTCAATTTTGGACTTTACGGCCCCTCAATAATTGGGCCTTACCTAAAGGCCGTTTTGGGAGTTATTTCAGGAATTGCTATAATGATATTTGTTGTATACTCCATCCTGCTTTCAGTCGTTCTCAAAGAGAACCCAATAGAGTTCTTTAAGAGGGCTAAAGAAGTTATGATAACATCATTTTTCACCAGAAGCAGTGCAGCCACACTTCCAGTCACAATTAAAACCGCAATAGAGTCTTTCAAGATAAAGAGGGAGCTTGCGGAGTTCTCTCTCCCAGTTGGTGCAACAATCAACATGAATGGAGTATGTATACACCTCCCGATGTGGGCCGTCTTTGCAGCAGATGTCTTTGGCATTGACCTCACAGTTAGCTCTTTGGCCATAGTTATAATAACCACCGTGCTGTCGGCAATAGGTGCGGGAGGAGTCCCTGGAGGAAGCCTAATGCTCCTCTTCATAGTGCTTGGAACCCTTGGCCTTGAGCCAAGCCAGATAGCAATAATAGTTGCCCTCGCTTTGGGAGTCAACCCACTCATAGATATGTTTGAGACAATGAACAACGTTACCGGAGACCTCTGCTGTACTTATATTGTTGCCAGAAAAGAAGACATGATTGAGCAATCCTGA
- a CDS encoding transcriptional regulator: MKTNAFEAVAKYVYPSLRRRLVEILREKGLSQIQIAGLLYITQSAVSRYLRMNRGALIEVEKFPDIDEKLKRLAEIIMKEKPDEYYIHGELVKIAVEMLGKGYVCSFHSKVDPGIDPKLCRICIETFG, translated from the coding sequence ATGAAGACCAACGCCTTTGAAGCCGTTGCAAAATACGTCTATCCCTCTCTCCGTAGAAGGTTAGTAGAGATTTTAAGAGAGAAAGGACTTAGCCAAATTCAGATAGCCGGACTTTTATACATAACTCAATCAGCCGTCTCCAGATACCTGCGAATGAATAGGGGTGCTCTCATAGAGGTAGAGAAATTCCCGGACATTGATGAGAAGTTGAAAAGACTCGCAGAGATTATAATGAAGGAGAAGCCCGACGAATACTATATCCACGGAGAGCTCGTGAAGATCGCGGTTGAGATGCTTGGAAAGGGCTACGTCTGCTCCTTCCACTCCAAGGTTGATCCCGGGATAGACCCAAAGCTCTGCAGGATATGTATAGAGACATTTGGATGA
- the hcp gene encoding hydroxylamine reductase, with protein sequence MAIRVPEAFDMLCNQCSMSLAGGCTIRGVCGKDPDLNSLQEALLYGIKGTSAYYYHSLEVGYDDPEIGHFLSKALYSTLTNVNFDKNRFLQLILENGRVHLEAMKLLDKAYVETFGRPEPVEVPTGTAEGHGILVTGHSYKALYELLKQIEERGLEDEIKVYTHAEMFPAHAYPELKKFKALYGNWGGSWLYQKKEFAEFPGVIVGTSNCVQQPTKAYQDRIFTTGIAGLEGVPHIEDYNFEPVIERALETPRMKAYDGGKLLTGFHHTNVLAMKDKLIELINEGKIRHIFVVGGCDTPHKGMGYYERLTELIPKDAIILSAACGKFRYNARDYGTIEGIPRFLDFGQCNNVYSIIEIAIALANELGTDVNSLPVSIVLSWMEQKAVAILYSLLYLGVKGIYLGPKPPEFLTPNVFEALRRQFDLRLISDPERDLRDMLNRGVSVDESAPVAEELE encoded by the coding sequence ATGGCCATACGTGTTCCCGAGGCGTTTGATATGCTCTGCAACCAGTGCTCTATGAGCCTGGCTGGAGGATGCACGATTAGGGGAGTCTGCGGCAAGGATCCAGACCTTAACTCACTGCAGGAGGCTCTCCTCTATGGAATTAAGGGCACCTCGGCCTACTACTACCACTCCCTTGAAGTGGGCTACGACGATCCAGAGATCGGCCACTTTCTGAGCAAGGCCCTCTACTCAACGCTTACCAACGTCAATTTCGACAAGAACCGCTTCCTCCAGCTCATCCTTGAGAACGGAAGGGTCCATCTTGAGGCGATGAAGCTCCTCGACAAGGCCTACGTCGAGACCTTTGGAAGGCCTGAACCCGTTGAAGTACCAACTGGAACGGCCGAAGGACACGGTATACTCGTGACAGGCCACAGCTACAAGGCCCTCTACGAGCTCCTGAAGCAGATAGAGGAGAGGGGCCTTGAGGATGAAATAAAGGTTTACACCCACGCCGAGATGTTCCCCGCTCATGCCTATCCTGAACTCAAAAAGTTCAAGGCCCTCTACGGCAACTGGGGAGGGTCTTGGCTCTATCAAAAGAAGGAATTCGCCGAGTTCCCAGGGGTTATAGTGGGTACTAGCAATTGTGTCCAGCAGCCGACCAAGGCCTATCAGGACAGGATTTTCACAACAGGAATAGCGGGCCTTGAAGGAGTGCCCCACATAGAGGACTACAACTTTGAGCCCGTGATAGAGAGGGCCCTTGAGACTCCGAGGATGAAGGCCTACGACGGCGGGAAGCTCCTGACGGGATTCCATCACACGAACGTCTTGGCCATGAAGGACAAGCTGATAGAGCTCATCAACGAGGGCAAGATAAGGCACATATTCGTTGTCGGCGGGTGTGATACGCCGCACAAGGGCATGGGCTACTACGAGAGGCTTACCGAGCTGATTCCAAAAGATGCTATAATACTCTCCGCTGCCTGCGGAAAGTTCCGCTACAACGCAAGGGACTACGGCACCATCGAGGGAATTCCGCGCTTCCTTGACTTCGGTCAGTGTAACAACGTGTACTCCATAATTGAGATAGCAATAGCCTTAGCTAACGAGCTTGGAACCGATGTAAATTCTCTCCCGGTGAGCATCGTTTTGAGCTGGATGGAGCAGAAGGCTGTTGCGATACTCTACTCGCTCCTCTACCTCGGGGTAAAGGGCATATACCTCGGCCCCAAGCCGCCAGAGTTCCTCACTCCAAACGTCTTCGAAGCCCTGAGAAGGCAGTTCGACCTGAGGCTCATTAGTGATCCAGAGAGGGATCTTAGAGACATGCTAAACAGGGGCGTAAGCGTTGACGAGAGTGCCCCGGTCGCGGAGGAGCTGGAGTGA
- a CDS encoding YraN family protein, with translation MLIGLFEDSKVVKEITYASKDLAEWVSNKLGKDYIGKIVEKYVVKSGGLKKGYDFDEVAKTLKRIYELGITNGNARRFIVDKGWDVRKLEKVLEDVKSVRGGDDLIRRINADLGNERARTLGPLYEAEVVNHLKRSGWKVEEVEKDVVTSLGNTEIDIIAKKGLETVLIECKRSFGGVKPSQILAQAEYAKSKNIRKIYVYYSRDAYNPRVMSAIREAKSKYGVDIELVQLSSEFN, from the coding sequence GTGCTGATCGGTCTCTTCGAGGACAGCAAAGTCGTTAAGGAAATCACGTACGCTTCCAAGGATCTCGCTGAATGGGTAAGTAACAAGCTTGGAAAAGACTACATAGGGAAGATTGTTGAAAAATACGTTGTCAAGAGCGGAGGATTAAAGAAGGGCTATGACTTCGATGAGGTGGCAAAAACCCTAAAGAGAATATACGAATTGGGTATAACTAACGGTAACGCCAGAAGATTCATCGTTGACAAAGGCTGGGACGTTAGGAAACTGGAGAAAGTGCTCGAAGACGTGAAGAGCGTCAGAGGAGGAGACGATTTAATCAGGAGGATCAACGCTGATCTCGGAAATGAGAGGGCAAGAACTCTTGGGCCGCTTTACGAGGCAGAGGTCGTGAACCACCTCAAGAGAAGTGGGTGGAAGGTGGAGGAAGTTGAGAAGGACGTAGTAACGTCTCTTGGAAATACTGAAATTGACATCATTGCCAAGAAAGGGTTGGAGACTGTGTTGATAGAGTGCAAGAGAAGCTTTGGAGGAGTAAAGCCTAGCCAGATATTAGCTCAGGCTGAGTATGCTAAGAGCAAGAACATCAGGAAAATCTACGTGTACTACTCGAGGGATGCTTACAATCCAAGAGTAATGAGTGCTATACGAGAAGCAAAGTCTAAGTATGGGGTGGATATAGAGTTAGTCCAGTTGAGTTCGGAATTCAACTGA
- a CDS encoding IS982-like element ISTli1 family transposase (programmed frameshift), with protein sequence MVVLSFQRKILIIKSEIYPIVSKHYPKNTHREIISLYDLITFAILAHLHFNGVYKHAYRVLIEEMKLTERLNRHEKLLLLAQEELFKKHAREYVRILDSKPIQTKELARKNRKDKEGSLEVISEKPAVEFFPSKKFYYGYKLTCYSDGNLLALLSVDPANKHDVSVVREKFWVIVEEFSGCFLFLDKGYVSRGLEEEFLRFGVVYTPVKRGNQISNLEEKKFYKYVSDFRRRVETLFFRFSEFLLRLSRSVSLRGLTVRILGAILAVNLDRLYNFTGGGN encoded by the exons GTGGTTGTATTGAGCTTTCAGAGGAAAATCCTGATCATAAAATCCGAAATCTACCCGATAGTCAGCAAACACTACCCAAAAAACACTCACAGGGAAATAATCAGCCTCTACGACCTGATAACCTTCGCAATACTAGCACACTTGCACTTTAACGGAGTTTACAAGCACGCTTACAGAGTCCTAATCGAAGAAATGAAGCTAACAGAACGCTTGAACAGGCACGAAAAACTCCTACTCCTAGCACAGGAAGAATTATTCAAAAAACACGCCAGAGAATACGTTAGAATACTGGACTCAAAGCCCATTCAGACCAAGGAGTTGGCCAGAAAAAACAGGAAGGATAAGGAGGGTTCTTTAGAAGTCATCTCTGAAAAGCCTGCAGTTGAGTTTTTTCCCTCT AAAAAGTTTTACTATGGGTACAAGCTGACCTGTTACTCTGATGGAAATTTGCTGGCTTTACTGTCTGTTGATCCGGCGAATAAGCATGATGTGAGTGTTGTCAGGGAAAAGTTCTGGGTGATTGTTGAGGAGTTTTCTGGCTGTTTTCTGTTTTTGGATAAGGGGTATGTTAGCAGGGGGCTCGAGGAGGAATTTCTGAGGTTTGGCGTTGTTTACACGCCAGTAAAGCGGGGGAATCAGATTAGTAATCTGGAAGAGAAGAAGTTTTACAAGTACGTGTCTGACTTTCGCAGGAGGGTTGAGACTTTGTTTTTTAGGTTTTCTGAGTTTCTTCTGAGGCTGAGCAGGAGTGTTAGTTTGAGGGGGTTAACTGTCAGGATTTTAGGGGCGATTCTGGCCGTGAATCTGGACAGATTGTACAACTTCACAGGTGGTGGGAACTAG